The DNA window AATTTTTTCCAGAGCCAATCCCAACATCACCTCTCTAATCCAATGAACATAGGCAGGAGGATTCTTCCCCTTCCAATTCAGCAGAATCAGACGTCGGGCATGCAATGATGCAAAGGCAATTGCATTTTTATGGAGACGGGACAGCTTTAGCTCCTCCCTTACTACACCAAAGATAGCTATCAAAGGgtcaggctgcagtgttttgccaGATATTGCTGAGAGTGATTGGAAGACTGAGGACCAGAAGCCATACAAAGAtggacatgaccaaaacatgtgtcctaaagaaacaggagaatatTGACATCTAGGACAGTTAGGTGTAACATTAGGGTATAATTTAGACAGTCTATCGTTAGAATAATGCAACCTGTGGACAaccttaaattgaatcaagccaTGTCTGATACAGAAAGATGACGTGTGTATACGCTGTATGGTATTTTTCCAGGTGTCTTCTGGTATTACTTCTCCAACCTCTCCCTCCCATGCTGCCTTAATTTTGTCCCACGAATGAGGGCAGCCATCCAGAATTAAAgcatatatttttgatattgctCCTTTATTGAGTGGATTAACATTAAGAACTGAATACAGTTAGTCTTTAGAGGGTGGGGATGGGTACCCTGGGAAAAATTTAGAGGCAAAACTTCGAACCTGAAGAAATCTGAAGTAATGAGACTTTGGTAAATTATGATCTTcacataaaaatttaaatgatgcaAAGCCATCATCGGTAAAGAGATCTTGAAAGTAGACCAAGCCCCTTCTGTGCCAAACTGCAAATGCCTGATCCATTTGAGATGgtgcaaaaagaaaattaaacattattggggagaagctacatatatttgtcaaattaaaatgttttctgaactgACGCCAGATCTTAATCGAATTTTGGACCACCAAATTTGAGTTCAAATCAGGCGCTTTGATATTTAGTGTGAGGGGGGCAGTTAGGATCGAAATCGGGGAAACTGGGAGTGTTGCACTCAGCTCCATATCCGTCCAGACTGGACCCTCCTTATCTGCGAACATGGTGATCCAATATGTCAGCTTGACAATATTAGCTGCCCAATAGTAGAATAAAAAATTAGGTAAACCCAAGCCACCGTCAGATTTAACTCTCTCCAGGCTTGCCTTCTTTATACGTGCAGGTTTTTTATTCCAtatgaacacagaaataaagcgaTCCAGTCGAGCAAAATAGGATTTTGGGAGAAAAATGGGAAtcatttggaataaataaagaaacctgGGCATTACAGTCATCTTCACTACATTTATCCGCCCTGCCAATGAGAGTGGAAGATTCGACCAcctatccaaatcagttttagtACGGTCTAAAATCGACCTATAATTATACTGAAAAATAGCTTTAATTGAACCTGCTATTTCTATTCCCAGATAGgtaaatttgtcattttcaattttaaaaggcAAATTTTCATAAGTGATCTGTTTTGCCAGATTATTcagtggaaataataaagattttgacAAATTAACTTTATACCCTGATATGCTACTGAACttttgcaaccagtggagaAGGTAGGGCATGCTCTCAGTTGGATCTGATATTTGCAAAAGCAGATCATCAGCATAAAGCAAAGTTTTATGGTTTGTTTAACCCCTGGATATACTTTTTATCCTGTCATCTGATCTAATAGCAATCGCCAGTGGTTCAATTGCAATGTCAAACAGGAAAGGCGACAGACAACAACCCTGTCTTGTACCTCTGTGGAGTGAAAAATATTCCGAAATCAGGCCATTTGTCCTGACTGCCGCCATGGGTGTTGAATATAGGACTTTGATCCACTTACAAAAAGTGGGCCCCATTCCAAATTTTTCTAGAGCTGCGAAAAGATAGGTCCATTCAATTCTATCAAACGCCTTTTCAGCGTCAAGGCTTAGAATAACTTCAGGTTGTACTGTTGAATGGggggaaaataacacattaaataatcttctcacattaaaaaatgattgcCGCCCAGGAATGAAGCCTGTTTGGTCCTCATTAATAATGGTAGGAATAACAGGGTCTAATCGTTGTGCAAGGGTTTTAGTTAAAATTTTATAGTCACAGCACAGAAGACTTATTGGCCTATATGAGCTACACTGTACAggatccttatctttttttagtaAAACTGAAATTGTGGCCTGGGTAAGCGTTTGCGGCAATCTTCCATTGGCCAAAGATTCGTCATAGACTGATTTAAGGATAGGTGCGAGTTTTGAAGAAAATTCCTTGTAAAACTCTGTGGGGAATCCATCCGGACCTGGCGCCCTTCCTGTTCGAGACAATCTGATGGCACTCGCTATTTCCTCAAGCGACAATGGCTGCTCTAAAGATGACTGATCATCTGGAGAAAGCCTTGGGGTATCCAGAGAATCAAGAAACGAGTAAATCTCAGATGAGCTACTATCTACCTCTGACTGATATAGAGTAGAATAATATTGCTTAAACTGGTCATTAATGACTCTGGGACTGCGAGATATCGAGTCAGCGCCTGTATTAATTCCTGGGATCATTTGTTCAGTTGACTGCTGTTTAAGTTGAAGTGCAAGGATTCTCCCCGCTTTATCTCCATGCTCATAATATGCctgtctggatttaaaaatatttttctcggCTTTCCATGTCATAAGCTTATTGAATTCAGTTTGCAACAGTAATTTCTCCTTAAAAAGATCTGGTGTGGGCGAAAGAGCATAACGCCTATCAATATCTGCAATTTTGTCAGCAAGTTCTTTAAGTTGTTTGGAACGCTCCTTATTCCTATGTGCCACATAAGAGATAACTTGGCCCCTAATGTAGGCTTTCATAGACTCCCACAAAATTCCCCTTGAAACATCCTGAGTATCattaatttccaaaaagaagtcaatctgattgttgagaaatgttctaaaatgttTACATAAAAGAAGCTGGGGATCTAACCGCCAAGTTCGTTGGGGCGCTACATTGGCTGGAAAAACTAGATCCATCTGCACTGGGCTGTGGTCTGATAGCACTATACTGTGATATTTGCTGCTGGAAATTAAGGGGAGTAGCTGGTTATcgacaataaaataatcaatcctgGAATAACTATGATGAACGGCggaaaagaaggagaattgCTTCGTAGATGGATTTTTTGTCCGCCAGGGGTCTGATAAGCCATAAGAGCGGAGAAGGGAATTAATAACCACTGCGGCTGATGAGAGAGAATTATTTGCCCTTACACTCGACCTGTCTATCTGGGTATGAAGGACGCAGTTGAAGTCTCCACCTAAAATTAACTTGTAGGAATTAAGGTCCGGAtgagttgaaaaaaaattaagaaagaatTGTGCATTGTCCCAGTTTGGTCCATAAATGTTAGCCAATATTAATGGTGTATTAAATAGCTTGCCCACTACAGCAATATATCTGCCATTAGCATCTGATATTACTTCAGAGTGTTCAAATGGTATCCCCTTTCTAATCAGGATTGCTGTTCCCCTGGCTTTGTAATTAAAACGTGAATGATATATTTGTCCAATCCACTTACACCTTAGTCTTTTTTgggaattaatatttaaatgtgtctcctgtagCAATATGACATCAGGTTTTAATGATTTCAGATGACTAAATATTTTGCTCCGTTTAACCATGTTATTCAGGCCTTTGACGTTCCAGCTAATGAACGAAATTGCTCCTTGttgattatttgcattattcagaATCATAGAGCAACAATTTGTAGTGAACCGGTCCTGCATGTTGGCTATATCTGAgtactttagtgcatgtttgagtcaaaccataaaccacaaatgaaaccaaaagaaaacggacaaaaacaaacaaatagacatatataaaccCCTTACCATCCTGGACTCCCGGGCTGGTCTTCCTTAAACCTGAGACTGCCctgaaaactctcctctctcttctaagCATATAACACGTCTACACTAACTTAAACTCTTGCATGAACTCTGCAAAGgcagaacaaaatgtaaaagggcTTTCCTCTCGATACTATTCTTGCTGCGTGTGTGCTGGCACCATTTGTTCACAGGCTGATAAGGTTCTTAACACTTACAGTTGGAAGATTACcccacaagaaaaaaaaaaaagagtaaaatcaACTAGAATTAGTACTACTTGTGGTGggtgaattaaacaaattttttatattttcatttatattcctcagatgactgaaaaatgtcacttaaaCTTGTCCATAGTCCAAACATAAAATGCATCCAACTGCAGTGTGGTGATGTCCATcagtcaacaacaaaaaaaaccaacTCAGCATGTGCAGACTAGTGCAATGTTAACACGCAGCATATGATACCTGTATGGCCCCGTGAATTAACTgtcactctccctccatctcccgtgGGTGCAGGTTGGTCTCGATGTAGTGCTTTGCCTTGACCGGGTCATCGAAAGATCCCCGCTCACCAGCTGAGCTCGTGATCTTCAGTGTGGCTGGAAAAAGGAGACCGTATTTCACGCCCGCACACCGGCGAAGCAATCCCCTCACCTCGGTGAAAGCGGCCCTCTTTTTTCTGACGGCGGCTGAGTAATCTGGGTAGATGTAGAAACGCTTGCCTTTGTGGGTGATGGGACCTGCACCCATGGCCTTTCGAAGAATATCCACTTTCTCCTGATAGTAGTGGAACTTGATGATTATTGGCCTCGGGGCATCCCCATCCTTTGGTCGCGGCTGCAGGCCCCGGTGCGCACGGTCAAGCGTCGGCGTGTAGTCGAGGGCCAGCGCTTCCTTCAGCAATTCGGCAACGGCACTCTCCGGTCGGATGTTTCCGAGTCCCTCTTCCACTCCAATCAGTCTGCAGTTATCTCGCCGCTGCCGGGACTCCAAATCATCGGTCTTATCTGTCAGCCGGGCGACTTGTGTAGACAGCGTATTAACTTTAGCTTCAAGTGCTATAACTCGGTTAGCCTGACCATTAGCTTCCTCCTCGAGATCACCAATGCGAGTTGAGAATGTGGCGTTTTCTTTCCGAATTTCTTCCGTCACCCTCGTAAACTCTGCGCGCACCTTCAGGATCTCTTTCTTTAAGTCACTTGCCAAGCTGTCTATTTCCTTGTGCAGTTTATCTGCAGCCGCCGTCACAGACGATTCGATCTTGGTTAGCACACTCCGCTCCGACTGCTTAATGGCAGCCATGATTGCCTCGAGACCCGGCCCTGAACTTGCTTCCATCGGATCAACATCAGGCGAGTCCGTGGCGTCCGGCCCTGGCTTCGGCTTTTGATATTTAGGCATTCTGAGCagcttagaaataaataaaaaacgactAATTCGAGGGACCTGGCACTTTAGAGACACTTTCGCACCGGAAaggatgagaaggagaggaggaatattAAGTAAATGTTCAATCTAAGCAGAGCTCACCAAGACACGTCTTCACATGTCGCTGCTCCGCCGTCCctctttaattttattttttacagaaagGTTGGTAGGTAATTCTCTCAGTGAGAGCCTCAGATTGGTTCTTCGGGTGCTGATCCCCCTTCATTGTCCTGTATGAGGGGAGacacaagaagagaaaaagggTTGTGGATATTTCAAACTTATTACACAAATAAATTATTGGGCTTGTTAACAAATTGTCATTAACTTTAATTGACTGAATTTATTAAGTAATTGGGCTTATTAACAACTGAAAACTGTGTATATTTTCAACTCACCTGTAATGGGAGGAATGTGGCGCTCAGTGGGAGCAGTGATGCTTCGCTTTGGTCTGATGGACAGCTGGCAGGTCAGCAGTAAGTTGGCGCCACCTAGTGTTTAAATTAAGAAGTGCAATACAGTTGGCCATAGTGCATTATATTTTAGACTTTGAtacgggccaattaaaaatggatggcgggccgcagtttggacacccctgatctaaTGGGgattttggttatagttataaatttaattgttaatcagagttccaaatttgttGTTAGTACTTTCATGAGACTTAATCactaaattggctatcttttcccttcctttgaagggtggtgccccgaggaAACTTTAATCAATTCAAGTTACTATTAATATTGATatgtttaatatgaatattcaatatattttttctgataaccaaatttattgaaagctgaaaggcacaccatttaaTGTATCAATTGATCAACACTGTCCATGCAGACAGTCAGATCTcgtagtttcagctgcagctgtgcagATAACCTCAAGCGGTACCGCCCTCTGTCTCATGCCAGAACTTTTCCTTCACTCTGTATTCTGTGTACCTGTCTCTCTGAATCTGATGCTCGTTAAAGCGACATTTGTTTGCGATCATGTGCACCCCCGCTACTGCCATAGATTGAAAAGAAGCTGAAACAAAATTCACAAATCCACCCATTTATTTGGAGAGGCACCAAGAGACGCTTactaagagacagacagacaaacaaagtaaaacaaaatctcCTACGTGgagttaaaaaacattttttaattaggcaaataaatgcaattaaagtaaaattatatttttcttaagCAATACGTAGGcctgtttgaaaaatgtaaaaaaaaaaaaattgtagcCACCAAAATATTTGCGTGTCATTGATTATTGATGAGGTGTTTTTGTCTGATTTGGTCCTTACATGAAATCAGGGAACTTCTAACTTATATATCAGaagtgttttaattattaacatttaaTGAAATTTCTCATGAACTCATATTGTGACTCAGGTGTGAGGGACAcaggaaaagggagggagggcttCTGTGGAAGGGGAGTCTGGTGGCAGTTATGTAACCCCAGGTCCAAAGGTTGATCATGGATAAGAAATGTTTCTTCATGGTTGCCAGCGGTGACTGTGACCTTCCTTGATGGGTGAGGACGAGACTTTATATCAGTaaatcccacagacacacatttctacGTTGGCCCTGAGAACTCAACGCACTGGAAGTGTTACCAGGGGACacctaaaagtgatggacactgctgccacatcAAACAAACATCCAACAAATTCAGTTCCACAATATGGACGACACATTgcctggagaaaaggaagaatgtGAATACTAAGTGCTGTAAATTACTCACAAAACAGGGGCTTGCTTGTTAGaactgtttattcagtttaacaggaaaaacGACAGCTCAAACCATCGAAGAGTCGTGACGctctaaagacaacatgatatttgatatttgaggcCCAGTGGCTCTCAGAGGGTTAACAGTAGACATGTGCAGTAATAAAgttgattatttattaatataaaccAAAAATGTTAGAGTTAGTTTGTGGCACccagagaacagaacattctgcatgttcctcactgtgtttgtcttctcctaATCTGATTCCATTATAAACTTTGAAAGCATGacagatttaatattttcaacatAACTCCTGCACACAGTCAGTGCTGAATTCATTTTGAATGCAACGTAcaattagttttcttttgcatgATTGCATATAATCGTATGCGCCATTAAACATCACTTTTATCATGATTTAATTTACTTAGGgataaaaactattttctaACTGGTTTGCTGTAAGTGCGTCTGTATTGCTCACAGAGGCTTGGTCCTTTATATCATTACTCTGGAAATTTGAAGAGATTAGAGGCATAAAGAGAGCAAGTTGCTTTACAATTGCAgcataaaaacagtttgtaaaaaAGGTCGTAAAACATCAACAATGTGCATGAATACAACTTCTGTGTAAGATTCTCACTAATAGTGATaaagattaataaataaacttgaacGGACGACCTGCAATCAAACTCAACACTGCAGATTATTTTGAATGCACCTCTAGATCCTTgttattcaaaacaaaatcatttcacTTGAGGGCAATAGAACAATGAGCTGAAGTCACATTATGTCCCAGCTCCAGAGACATGAAGACGTCTGTATCAAACTCTGCTAAAGACATCACCTCTCTCTTGTGAGCATTGTCTGGCAACAGGGAGATTATAGTGTGTAATTGTTCTCAGTAGTAAATACGTTGCAGAAAGGAAccaggaaataaaagaataaagtaacTGGAGTGGTGTGCAAGTAAAATGAGCAGTTCACCGACATTTTTCAAGAAACAGGGCTGATGTAACAAAGAACcaaaatattcaaaacaatttaaaatgaattgaaaagaGTAAAATTCAAAGATCTGCTCGACttcaaactgcaaaaacaaatcaacgaCTACTGAACTGTatccaacacaaaacaattgTCTAATTTTCGATTTCTTTCACCGGAGTTTTGagattctcttgtttttctcatttatatCAATCCATCATgtctgaaacaaatatttattttctttcagtctcagttgtcaTGTTCCTGATTCTGTTGTTATTCTGCATCCAAtcaaagaagatgaagttgTCACTGCATATTGTTCTGAATccgatttttttttattcctgaacCCACGGGGGGGAATCAATTTGAAGTTCACcctgttcacacaaacaacattccAATATTATACGTGTCAAAAAACACgggtcaacaaacaaacagagataagtgaatgacataaatataaagagtAAGGAGGTCaaataaatagcaataaaaaGTCAATTATAAGATAATAAATAGATGTTTGTCAATCATGTAAAAAGCATAAAAGATgggtttttttttagataaactTCATGTTACAAAATGTCCTGTACATTAGTGGTGGAAAAAGTATAGtgttaaagtataaaaacatatgaaatcagcgataaataaataaggtcCTGATGAAGTGACGAAGTGAAGAACATCTGTTTATCAACACACGGacattcacctccttctccaccgCTGTGTGGATCAGTCCCGCCATTTGCTCTATTGCGCTatcaagtggacaataaatGACAGGCAGAgctctatatacagtctatgaggCAGAGTGataatgacaccatggctttGGTGTGTGACGCTTTGAATTGATTAAATTAATGAACGATGTTTGTAACGCCAAGACATAAATTATGAACTTGTTAATATGGTGTCAGTcttaaaacatcttcatcaatctgacaacacaacaccacacattACAGAAATGCACTGCAATTAAAGAAAAGGACAACAGAAGTGTTTTCAGGGCACACCttaaagtgatggacactgctgccacatccAACAAACGTCCAACAAATTCAGTTCCACAATATGGACGACACATTgcctggagaaaaggaagaatgtGAATGCTAAGTGCTGTAAATTAATCACATAACAGGGGCTTGCTTGTTAgagctgtttattcagtttaacaggaaaacGGCAGCTCAAACCATTGAAGAGTCGTGTCGctctaaagacaacatgatatttgatatttgaggcCCAGTGGCTCTCAGAGGGTTAACAGTAGACATGTGCAGTAATAAAgttgattatttattaatataaaccAAAAACGTTAGGGTTAGTTTGTGGCACCCAGAGAACATAACATTCTGAATGCTCttcactgtgtttgtcttctgctAATCTGATTCCATTATAAACTTTGAAAGCATGAgagatttaatattttcaccATAACTCCTGCACACGGTCAGTGCTGAATTCATTTTGAATGCAacatttaattagttttcttttgcatgATTTGATTTAATCGTATATACGGCATTGAACCCCACTTTTAGAATGATTTAgggataaaagaacattttCTAACTGGTTTGCTGTAACTGCGTCTGTATTGCTCACAGAGGCTTGGTCCTTTATGTCATTACTCTGGAAATTTGTAGAGATTAAAAGCATGAAGAGAGCAAGTTGCTTTACAATTGCAGCATAAAAACAGGTCGTAAAAAAGGTCGTAAAACATCAacaatgtgtttgaatacaacTTCCGTGTAAGATTCTCAGTAAAACCGATAAAGATTAATGAATAAACTTTATCAGAGTCATCGCACAAAGACGTTGTGCAAACATTTCCTCGGAATTGGGCCCGATTAGTTTTTTTCCACTGATGCCAGTTGGCCTTTAGCTGTGTTTTGTCCTCAGCAGTCAGTGACTTATTGCCCAgtcacacccacacatatactgtatatatactgtgtagTGTTCCTCTACTGACCACTCAACCTGCAGGTTCACATTCTCTGCTTCCACATCTTCTCATTTCTCAGGTATTTTGCGTATGTAATTCCATCTGATTTGACTTGTTGGGGATTTTTCTAGCGCTGTGAGAGAAtgtttgttatgatttggctcCATATACAAAGAAAATTAAGTTGGTTCAATCCCAACTCATCTGGTGGTCTCGGGGGTCTTGACACCTTTTGTTCGGCACAAAATTGAAATACAATCAAATAGCAATCAGGTGCATTTCTGTTCAGATtcgaaaatatatatatgtataaaaagcattttttgttCATTACAGTACAACTGTTCATCCTCAGCTATGGGCAACCACACCAGCATCGACGTCCCCGGCGACCACAACGACATACACGTCAATCGGTCAGCCCGAAGCTCAATCGTCATCTCAGGCGATGTGCAGCTGTTCCAGACTCTGAGCCGTGCAAACCCATCAGGGAATATGTTGGTGTCTCCTCTGAGCATCAGTTCAGCTCTGGCTATGGTCTACCTGGGAGCCAGAGGAGACACAGCTGTTCAAATGGAAGAGGTACATCACACCATGTCTCTGTTACCTGTCATTCAGAGAGTCAGAGCTGTGGGACCAGTTGGTTATGATGGAGCAGACTGAACAGTGTTtctaaaccatctgttcttctgACTCTAGATAAATCCCCTGACACAAGGTCCAGTATGTGCTGCTCTCTGACAGCAGGACATTGAACtgacagttcagttcagttcattaAACCAGTTTGCTTTCAGAACAGAAGAACAAAtcttacagtttattttttgtgtcttATTTCCGTGTCATCTATTAATGATTTCAGTGTCAAAAATGTGCAGATTTTAATCTGAAGTGTTTCACTCGGGTTTCTACAGAAGAAATCTCTATACACAGATTCTGCGTGTGAATATGTAGAATTTGCAGGTGAGAGATGAGATTTTGGAACCGTCTgatttctacattttacagacattttacaagtgggctggcaggaaaacttCCAGAAAAATGTTctgagcaactgactctgaGATTAGCTTCCTCACCTACAGACCCTGGACTCTTaggtgcacgtctgaaagcattTAAATGTCATGTGTCGATCCAAACTTCCACACAGGCCCTGTCATTCCAACCTGGGGAAGACTTCCACGCCGAATTCAAGAAGTTTATCGAAGACATCAACTCACCATCGAAATTATACATTCTGCAAACAGCCAATCGTCTGTATGGGGAGAAAACTGCAAAGTTCCTCCCTGTGAGTTTTAATTTTCCACTTATTGCAGTAGAAATTGATATTTCagtagatttcttttttttttacttccttgaAAGTATAAGATGAAATCTGCTCTCTGCAGCGTTTCCTGGACGACACGCGTAAGTACTACCAGGCCGACCTGAAGACTGTGGATTTCATCGGAGCCGCAGAGGCGAGCAGAGTGGAGATCAACACCTGGGTcgagcagcagacagaaagtACGACTTTACAcatgaatataatgaaaaagGGAATAAATCATTCTACATTATTCTGAATTGTCAGGTTTTCTGTTACAtttcagataaaataaaagatcttGTGAAGCCGGGAATAGTCTCTGATGGTACGAAGCTGGTTCTGGTCAATGCAATCTACTTTAAGGCAAACTGGAAGAACCGCTTTGATGAAGCAAACACCAAAGAGACGCCCTTTAAAGTCAGCCAGGTAAAAAAAttgcttatcacaatttagcatgttgtttattgtgtgtaCTTTCATTTATGGTTATTACATTTTATGTCCCCAAGCTCCTCAAACTAGAGTAGATAGTCACTTAATCACAGTGGAATTATTAGCTAGATCGACATTTTAatagttgtttgtgtttctgtgtgtcagaCTGAGAGCAAACCAGTCCAGATGATGTTCCAGAAGAAGAATCTGCCCTACAAATACATCACTGACCACGCTCTGAAGATCCTGGAGCTGCCgtatgtggaggaggagctcagcaTGTTGATCCTGTTGCCTAAACAGTCCACAGACGGATCTGACCCTCTGCTGAAGGTACACAGAGTAAAATCAACAGATTTATTCATGTTGAGAAGCTCAGATAAAAGCTGCTGCTCACTCCCCGTCGAGCACctaacagcagacagacaaagatgGAGACCAGCTGGTGAAGGAAGTTGAACATCTATGCACTAAAAAGACAGATATTGGTTGGggttggtagagaccaaaatGGTAAAACTGCTACATGTGTATATTATGCATCTAACCAACTTACCAGCCTGTGCAATGTTATTTGTCTGTAACAGACACTGTGTTTACTAAACAACTGAAGTTTAGCTAAAAGGAGGCA is part of the Limanda limanda chromosome 9, fLimLim1.1, whole genome shotgun sequence genome and encodes:
- the LOC133010539 gene encoding leukocyte elastase inhibitor-like; the protein is MGNHTSIDVPGDHNDIHVNRSARSSIVISGDVQLFQTLSRANPSGNMLVSPLSISSALAMVYLGARGDTAVQMEEALSFQPGEDFHAEFKKFIEDINSPSKLYILQTANRLYGEKTAKFLPRFLDDTRKYYQADLKTVDFIGAAEASRVEINTWVEQQTENKIKDLVKPGIVSDGTKLVLVNAIYFKANWKNRFDEANTKETPFKVSQTESKPVQMMFQKKNLPYKYITDHALKILELPYVEEELSMLILLPKQSTDGSDPLLKLEKELTLQRLNEWTNKGNMLVHSDVHVHLPKFKLEEDYKLNEPLSKLGMMDVLNPSKADLSGMNSEGGLFLSEVVHKAFVEVNEEGTEAAAATAAVVTNGPCSFTADHPFLFFIRHNKTKSILFLGRFSSPQ